The window TCGAACGGCCCGGCCGCGTCCTTGCTGTCCACCGGGCGGCCGCCGAGCGAGACGATGCGCCGCTCGGCCTCGTCCAGGTCGTCGACGTAGAAGTCCAGATGAGCCTGGAGGGAGTTCTCGGGGCGGGGCCAGCTCGGCGGGGTGGCGTTGACGTCCCGGCGGAAGGCCAGCCGGGCGCCGCAGGCGCCCTTGATCTCGACACGGTTGGCCGTCGCGTCGGTCTCCTCCCCCTCCAGCAGCTCCTTGTAGAACACCGCGAGTTTCTCCGGCTCGGCGCAGTCCAGCACCACGAGGCCCGCCTGTACCAGTGCCATGTCTCCTCCGTACGGGATCCCGGGCGCGGGGGACGGTCCGCCGCCGCCCATACGCTCCCCGGGTACCCGCCGGCTACGGATTCAGCCGCAGCGTGAGCGCCCGGGACCGGAACAACTCCCGTTCGTGGAACCGGATCCCGTCCACGTTCCCCGCCGAGGCGGTCACCTTCGCGTACGCGGCGCCCCGCTCCCGCGCCCACGCGAGGAAGTCACCGACCGACCATCCGCGCCCCGACCCGCCCACGCCGGTGCCCGGGCCGGACGTGGAGCGCCATGAGGCCGGCCGAGGTGACGGGCCGCCCGGCGGAGGGGGCCGGACAACGAGCCCGGGAGAGAACGCTTCGGCGCCGTAGCGGCACCGTAACCCGGCG is drawn from Streptomyces bottropensis ATCC 25435 and contains these coding sequences:
- a CDS encoding VOC family protein, yielding MALVQAGLVVLDCAEPEKLAVFYKELLEGEETDATANRVEIKGACGARLAFRRDVNATPPSWPRPENSLQAHLDFYVDDLDEAERRIVSLGGRPVDSKDAAGPFEERGYSDPAGHSFTLRRETSTAPKQG